One Cryobacterium psychrophilum DNA segment encodes these proteins:
- a CDS encoding amidohydrolase, which translates to MTLVLRNGRLPGSEVSWDVEIGDTDTNEPVLRRISRSTGALSSAESVDLDGRWLVPGLWDNHVHFSQWAQNSSRLDLSTCGSAAETAALVAGHAAHVAPSDTIVGSGFRDGLWPDAPSRAVLDAASPTVPVILVSGDLHCCWLNSAALALHGFADHPTGLLREDECFTVVSAIGTVADESMDAWAEGAAVNAAARGVVGIVDLEMAWNLDTWRRRINGGSTSLRVEFGIYAAHLQRAIELGLRTGAVIDGTDGLLTVGPFKVLTDGSLNTRTALCVNEYPGLEDTCGSRGLSTVPPRELQSWMQMAAQAGIRPAVHAIGDRANSYALDAFEAVGCTGSIEHAQLLMRADIERFATLGVVASVQPEHAMDDRDVADRFWAGETDRAFPLASLLEAGVELAFGSDAPVAPLDPWAAMASAVGRTRDGREPWHPEQSVSRAAALAASARGRSGIAVGDVADLAICESDPFTASVDELRRMPVAATLLAGRFTHNRL; encoded by the coding sequence ATGACGCTCGTTCTGCGCAACGGCAGGCTTCCGGGCAGCGAGGTCAGCTGGGACGTCGAGATCGGCGACACCGACACCAATGAGCCCGTGCTGCGGCGCATTTCGCGAAGCACCGGCGCCCTGTCGTCGGCCGAATCCGTCGATCTCGACGGACGCTGGCTGGTCCCGGGTCTCTGGGACAACCATGTGCACTTCAGTCAGTGGGCGCAGAATTCCAGCCGACTCGACCTCTCCACATGCGGCAGCGCCGCGGAGACGGCCGCGCTGGTGGCCGGGCACGCCGCACACGTCGCACCGTCGGACACCATCGTCGGCAGCGGCTTTCGCGACGGACTCTGGCCGGATGCCCCGAGCCGCGCGGTGCTGGACGCCGCATCACCGACCGTTCCGGTGATACTGGTCAGCGGCGATCTGCACTGCTGCTGGCTGAACTCCGCCGCGCTGGCCCTTCACGGGTTCGCCGACCACCCGACAGGACTCCTGCGGGAGGACGAGTGCTTCACCGTGGTGTCGGCCATCGGCACGGTTGCTGACGAAAGCATGGATGCCTGGGCGGAGGGCGCGGCGGTGAACGCCGCCGCGCGGGGTGTCGTGGGAATCGTGGATCTGGAGATGGCCTGGAACCTCGACACGTGGCGCCGCCGCATCAACGGGGGCAGCACGTCGCTGCGGGTGGAGTTCGGCATCTACGCCGCGCATCTGCAACGCGCGATTGAGCTGGGGCTTAGAACGGGCGCCGTCATCGACGGCACGGACGGCCTCCTCACGGTCGGGCCATTCAAGGTTCTGACCGATGGATCGCTCAACACCCGCACGGCTCTCTGCGTCAACGAATACCCCGGCTTGGAAGACACCTGCGGCTCCCGGGGGTTATCGACCGTGCCGCCACGGGAACTGCAGTCCTGGATGCAGATGGCGGCGCAGGCCGGAATCCGTCCTGCCGTGCACGCCATCGGCGACCGGGCCAACAGCTACGCGCTTGACGCCTTCGAGGCCGTCGGCTGTACCGGGAGCATCGAGCATGCGCAGTTGCTGATGCGTGCCGATATCGAACGCTTCGCAACACTCGGTGTTGTGGCCAGCGTGCAACCCGAACATGCCATGGACGACCGGGATGTGGCCGACCGGTTCTGGGCTGGCGAGACAGACCGGGCGTTTCCCCTCGCCAGCCTGCTCGAAGCCGGTGTGGAGCTGGCATTCGGTTCGGACGCCCCGGTGGCGCCGCTCGATCCGTGGGCGGCAATGGCATCCGCCGTGGGACGCACCAGGGATGGGCGCGAGCCGTGGCATCCCGAACAGTCGGTTTCCCGGGCGGCGGCGCTCGCGGCCTCTGCCCGCGGGCGTTCCGGCATCGCCGTCGGTGATGTTGCCGACCTGGCGATCTGCGAGAGCGACCCGTTCACGGCATCCGTCGACGAACTGAGGCGGATGCCCGTCGCCGCGACCCTGCTTGCCGGGCGTTTCACACACAACCGCCTCTGA
- a CDS encoding haloacid dehalogenase type II yields MTTVPPVIVFDVNETLSDMSPLAQRFRDIGAPVGLAALWFATLLRDGFALTASGDHASFSVIGADALRRLLADVKLDRSADAAVDHVMTGLTSLGVHPDVPAGIRALSAAGLRLTTLSNGSARIADALLSAAGIRNEFEALLSVDDAPAWKPARASYDYAAAALGTDPAGMLLVAVHPWDIHGAARAGLRTAWVNRTGERYPGYFEAPEFTVAALTELPAALATA; encoded by the coding sequence ATGACCACCGTCCCGCCCGTCATCGTTTTCGACGTGAACGAAACCCTCTCCGACATGTCCCCCCTGGCCCAGCGCTTCCGAGACATCGGGGCACCGGTCGGCCTGGCCGCGCTCTGGTTCGCCACCCTGCTGCGCGACGGATTCGCCCTCACTGCCAGCGGCGACCACGCCTCGTTCTCCGTGATCGGTGCCGATGCCCTGCGGCGGCTTCTGGCCGACGTCAAGCTGGACCGCTCCGCGGACGCGGCGGTCGACCATGTGATGACCGGCCTGACCAGCCTCGGGGTGCACCCCGACGTCCCCGCGGGCATCCGGGCGCTCTCCGCCGCCGGGTTGCGGCTGACCACCCTCAGCAACGGCTCGGCCAGAATAGCGGATGCGTTGTTGAGCGCGGCCGGGATCCGGAACGAGTTCGAGGCGTTGCTCTCGGTCGACGATGCGCCCGCCTGGAAACCTGCCCGCGCCTCGTACGACTATGCCGCCGCCGCGCTCGGGACGGATCCGGCCGGCATGCTGCTGGTAGCCGTGCACCCGTGGGACATCCACGGTGCCGCCCGCGCGGGACTGCGCACGGCCTGGGTGAACCGCACCGGGGAACGCTACCCGGGATACTTCGAGGCTCCCGAATTCACCGTGGCCGCCCTGACCGAGCTTCCGGCGGCCCTCGCCACCGCCTGA
- a CDS encoding ABC transporter substrate-binding protein, whose protein sequence is MNTPQRSRPSWQIAVSLGFAATLALSACSAAPAPAAPVEEAPVGEVDAAAAAALPEKYVKAGVIRVASDYPYPPMEMLDEDQNLTGLDFDLAQALGVKLGVPLTLEKQAFATNIPALQSGQSDIIMSGMNDTAKRQETLDFVDYFHAGFSIMVLAGNPEKITTVLDLCGKDVAVSKATIQAEILRGYDDQCTQAGPGPIKIAELPSETDVQTAVRSGKAIADVVDSAVAAYSAQTAGDGEMFEVVRDPANPNGYNPVFTGIGVLKKDSELTSALVLALDSIIADGSYQEILEKYDLGDYAIDKAGLNLGS, encoded by the coding sequence ATGAACACACCACAGCGCAGTCGGCCATCGTGGCAGATAGCGGTATCACTCGGGTTTGCGGCAACTCTCGCTTTGAGTGCCTGCTCCGCAGCCCCCGCGCCGGCCGCTCCCGTTGAGGAGGCGCCTGTCGGCGAGGTCGATGCGGCCGCCGCAGCGGCGCTTCCGGAGAAATACGTGAAGGCCGGTGTCATCCGCGTGGCTTCCGACTATCCCTACCCGCCCATGGAGATGCTCGATGAGGATCAGAACCTCACCGGACTGGACTTCGACCTCGCACAGGCCCTCGGCGTCAAGCTGGGTGTGCCCCTGACGTTGGAGAAGCAGGCATTCGCCACCAACATCCCGGCCCTGCAATCCGGACAGAGCGACATCATCATGTCCGGCATGAACGACACCGCCAAGCGGCAGGAAACGCTCGACTTCGTCGACTACTTCCACGCCGGATTCTCGATCATGGTGCTGGCCGGCAACCCCGAGAAGATCACGACCGTGCTCGATCTGTGCGGCAAGGACGTCGCCGTGTCGAAGGCGACGATCCAGGCCGAGATCCTGCGCGGCTACGACGACCAGTGCACGCAGGCCGGGCCGGGCCCGATCAAGATCGCCGAACTGCCCAGCGAGACCGACGTGCAGACCGCCGTGCGCTCCGGCAAAGCCATTGCCGACGTCGTCGACTCCGCCGTGGCCGCCTACTCCGCACAGACCGCCGGCGACGGCGAGATGTTCGAGGTGGTGCGCGACCCCGCCAACCCCAACGGATACAACCCGGTCTTCACCGGGATCGGCGTGCTCAAGAAGGACTCCGAGTTGACCAGTGCGCTCGTGCTGGCGCTCGACTCGATCATTGCCGATGGCAGCTACCAGGAGATTCTTGAGAAGTACGACCTGGGTGACTACGCCATCGACAAAGCCGGCCTGAACCTCGGGTCGTAA
- a CDS encoding M20/M25/M40 family metallo-hydrolase encodes MSKRAAAADPSLIISDALAYLTAHRDDMVDDLEAYVRWETPSDDKGLLDRAFPLILDWIYARIGMPTREEIFESADLGNIAVLDFGRAPESVLLAHYDTVWPAGTTTTWPLQFDDERLSGPGIFDMKAGLVQAVWGVRALQQTADFTPNTRLILTGDEETGSHASRAIIESETSGMPAVYVFEGSAAGALKTGRKGVGLFTVTATGIEAHAGLNPLDGASAVHAIAEAITRIVGFADHAAGTTVNAGLVTGGSRSNVSAGTAETCVDVRVTSAAEMARIDACFTGLTTSDPHVTFSVDTDWNRPPFERTAEIGVLFERAARVGRMLGVELAEVSVGGASDANFVAALGVPVLDGLGAVGDGAHARHEHTSRSGLVERAALAAGLLLSDSARPAPAAEAANTSPLLNTSPLLETGHPLARQAGAAAARAAALAGVSIRDETEMDRLQPISALLVSVWGLEPDESPMNAELLRSLGHAGSAVTAAYDRAGILCGVAVLVVSPGAVSAYSLLAGVLPGNADQGVGFALKQHQRAWALARDIEAIRWTFDPLVSRNARFNLTKLGAHSSEYTRNFYGAMSGSINANDESDRLTAHWPLTSDLAIACSEGRPETTDLPPFSPDQVRELGPDDQPALVETAGALWCRVPTDIVGLRGQSPILAADWRRFARNVFATNFSSGHIARGVTRAGWYRLATGGQQ; translated from the coding sequence ATGTCTAAACGTGCAGCTGCGGCCGATCCCAGTCTCATCATCAGCGACGCGCTCGCCTATCTCACGGCCCATCGCGACGACATGGTGGATGACCTGGAGGCGTACGTGCGGTGGGAAACCCCCAGCGACGACAAGGGTCTGCTCGACCGTGCCTTCCCGCTCATCCTCGACTGGATCTACGCCCGCATCGGAATGCCCACCCGCGAAGAAATCTTTGAAAGCGCCGATCTTGGCAACATCGCGGTGCTCGACTTCGGCCGCGCCCCCGAGTCGGTGCTGCTCGCGCACTACGACACGGTGTGGCCCGCGGGAACAACGACGACGTGGCCGCTGCAATTCGATGACGAGCGACTGTCCGGCCCGGGCATCTTCGATATGAAAGCCGGTCTCGTACAGGCGGTCTGGGGCGTCCGGGCGCTACAACAAACCGCCGATTTCACGCCGAACACCCGGCTGATCCTCACCGGTGATGAAGAGACCGGCAGCCACGCCTCCCGCGCCATCATCGAGTCCGAAACGAGCGGGATGCCCGCCGTCTACGTCTTCGAGGGAAGCGCGGCCGGCGCCTTGAAAACGGGGAGGAAGGGCGTCGGACTCTTCACCGTGACCGCCACCGGCATCGAAGCTCATGCCGGCCTGAACCCGCTCGATGGTGCCAGTGCGGTGCACGCGATCGCAGAGGCCATCACCCGGATTGTGGGATTCGCCGACCACGCCGCGGGCACGACCGTGAACGCCGGCCTGGTCACCGGCGGGTCACGCAGCAACGTCTCGGCCGGTACCGCCGAGACATGTGTTGACGTTCGCGTGACGAGCGCCGCCGAAATGGCACGCATTGACGCCTGCTTCACCGGCCTGACCACGAGCGACCCGCACGTGACCTTCAGCGTCGATACCGACTGGAACCGGCCACCGTTCGAGCGCACCGCCGAGATCGGGGTGCTCTTCGAGAGGGCGGCCCGCGTCGGGCGGATGCTCGGGGTTGAGCTGGCTGAAGTCTCCGTGGGCGGGGCCAGCGATGCGAACTTCGTGGCCGCGCTCGGCGTACCGGTACTCGATGGTCTGGGGGCGGTCGGTGACGGCGCGCACGCCCGGCACGAACACACCAGCCGATCGGGTCTGGTCGAACGCGCCGCGCTCGCCGCGGGCCTGCTGCTCTCGGACTCCGCGCGGCCGGCTCCCGCAGCGGAGGCCGCGAACACCAGCCCTCTCCTGAACACCAGCCCTCTCCTGGAGACCGGCCATCCGCTCGCTCGCCAGGCCGGTGCCGCCGCAGCCCGGGCTGCGGCGCTCGCCGGGGTGAGCATCCGGGACGAGACCGAGATGGACCGCCTGCAACCGATCTCGGCGCTGCTCGTTTCGGTCTGGGGCCTTGAGCCCGACGAGAGTCCGATGAACGCAGAACTCCTGCGCAGCCTCGGCCATGCGGGTAGCGCCGTGACGGCCGCCTACGACCGGGCCGGAATCCTCTGTGGCGTCGCGGTGCTCGTCGTGTCGCCGGGGGCGGTGTCGGCATACTCCCTGCTCGCCGGAGTCCTCCCGGGGAACGCCGATCAGGGCGTGGGGTTTGCGCTCAAGCAGCATCAGCGGGCGTGGGCGCTGGCGCGTGACATCGAAGCCATCCGCTGGACCTTCGACCCCCTGGTCAGTCGCAACGCCCGATTCAACCTGACCAAGCTCGGCGCCCACTCGTCCGAGTACACGCGGAACTTCTATGGTGCGATGAGCGGGTCGATCAACGCCAACGATGAGAGCGACCGGTTGACGGCCCACTGGCCGCTGACGTCGGACCTGGCCATCGCGTGCAGCGAGGGACGGCCGGAAACCACGGATTTGCCCCCGTTCTCGCCCGATCAGGTGCGGGAGCTTGGCCCCGACGACCAGCCGGCGTTGGTCGAGACGGCTGGAGCGCTCTGGTGCCGGGTGCCGACTGACATCGTCGGGCTCCGCGGGCAGAGCCCGATCCTTGCCGCGGACTGGCGACGCTTTGCACGGAACGTGTTCGCCACAAATTTTTCCTCGGGACACATCGCCCGCGGGGTCACTCGAGCAGGTTGGTATCGGCTCGCAACAGGAGGACAGCAATGA
- a CDS encoding Lrp/AsnC family transcriptional regulator, with the protein MPDSYVPDELDIAIVDSLSIHPRASWIAVADALGSNASTVARRWDRLKLLGLAWTLCVRDYTALAVQDHLDIRCRPGFIEELAALFCEVKCCLTVSAVSGNADLRILVDVPDISSLHAFMNHEVWRNPGIVSVEHNIATEVFQTARGWVSGSLSLRQRTALRQSITVHRPALARLTAREEQIAIILQRDARTSASDIADELGMSLPSASRQISRLIASNKIELRAEAAHAVVGWPISVCLYSQVKPGRLRAAAAGAAKLPRSRATHTVVSPRWNLMTIYWMRDLADIHRIEEALETSNESLTVVARQVTLKSYKRMGMIFDANARAVRNVLTDL; encoded by the coding sequence ATGCCGGATTCTTACGTACCCGATGAGCTGGACATCGCCATCGTCGACAGTCTCAGCATCCACCCGCGCGCCAGCTGGATCGCCGTTGCCGACGCTCTCGGGAGCAATGCGTCAACGGTGGCACGCCGGTGGGATCGGTTGAAACTTCTCGGGCTCGCGTGGACGCTCTGCGTGCGTGACTACACGGCGCTGGCGGTGCAGGACCATCTCGATATTCGCTGCCGCCCCGGCTTCATCGAGGAGCTCGCCGCCCTGTTCTGCGAGGTGAAGTGTTGCCTCACGGTGTCGGCGGTGTCCGGCAACGCCGACCTGCGCATCCTCGTCGATGTGCCGGATATCAGCTCCCTGCACGCCTTCATGAATCATGAGGTGTGGCGCAATCCCGGCATTGTGAGCGTTGAGCACAACATCGCGACGGAGGTCTTTCAAACCGCTCGCGGCTGGGTGTCCGGATCGTTGTCGCTCAGGCAGCGGACGGCCCTGCGGCAGTCGATCACGGTGCACCGGCCGGCGCTGGCCAGGCTGACGGCCAGGGAAGAGCAGATCGCGATCATCCTGCAACGTGATGCTCGAACATCGGCCAGCGACATCGCCGACGAGCTGGGCATGAGTCTTCCGTCGGCCAGCCGACAGATCAGCAGGTTGATCGCGTCGAACAAGATCGAGCTGCGCGCTGAAGCCGCTCACGCGGTGGTGGGCTGGCCGATCTCGGTGTGCCTGTATTCGCAGGTGAAACCGGGCCGGCTGCGCGCGGCAGCGGCCGGAGCGGCCAAGCTGCCCCGGTCCCGTGCCACCCACACGGTCGTGAGCCCGCGGTGGAACCTGATGACAATCTATTGGATGCGCGATCTGGCTGACATCCATCGGATCGAGGAAGCGCTGGAGACGTCAAACGAGTCATTGACCGTCGTGGCCAGGCAGGTCACCCTGAAGTCCTACAAACGCATGGGCATGATCTTCGATGCGAACGCGCGCGCCGTGCGCAATGTGCTGACGGACCTGTAG
- the menC gene encoding o-succinylbenzoate synthase, with amino-acid sequence MKIENVELRRVTMPLVRPFRTSFGQIDHREMTIVRVTTANAEGWAECAAEPDPLYSSEFLDGCDLVIRDHLLPRLRAVGDGLTAEHVATTLAPVKGHPMSKAVLETAILDAQLKERGVSFGQHLGAVNQTVPSGVSVGIMESIDGLLDVVGEYLAEGYLRIKLKIEPGWDIEPVRAVRERFGDDILLQVDANTAYSLADARHLARLDPFNLLLIEQPLPEDDILGHASLAKLMTTPICLDESIESARDAAAAIVLGACSIINVKPARVGGFLEARRIHDVAAAHGVPVWCGGMLETGIGRAANVALAGLPNFTLPGDTSASSRYYAQDLTAPFVLQDGCLPVPTGPGIGVDVLPDALANVTTSRTDIAF; translated from the coding sequence ATGAAGATCGAGAATGTTGAACTACGCCGGGTGACGATGCCTCTGGTGCGCCCCTTCCGTACGTCATTCGGACAGATCGACCACCGCGAAATGACGATTGTGCGCGTAACGACCGCCAACGCCGAGGGCTGGGCAGAATGCGCCGCCGAACCCGATCCGCTCTACAGCTCCGAGTTTCTCGACGGCTGCGACCTCGTGATCCGCGATCATCTGCTTCCCCGGCTTCGGGCTGTCGGAGACGGACTGACCGCCGAACATGTCGCGACGACGCTGGCGCCGGTGAAGGGGCATCCGATGTCCAAAGCCGTGCTGGAGACCGCCATCCTCGACGCGCAGCTCAAGGAACGTGGCGTGTCCTTCGGCCAGCACCTGGGTGCGGTCAATCAGACGGTGCCGTCCGGTGTCTCCGTCGGAATCATGGAGTCGATTGATGGTCTGCTCGACGTCGTCGGCGAGTACCTCGCCGAGGGATACCTGCGGATCAAGCTGAAGATCGAACCGGGATGGGACATCGAGCCGGTTCGTGCCGTGCGCGAACGTTTCGGCGACGACATCCTGCTGCAGGTTGACGCCAACACCGCCTATTCGCTGGCCGATGCCCGGCACCTTGCCCGGCTCGACCCCTTCAACCTGCTGCTGATCGAGCAGCCGCTGCCGGAGGACGACATCCTCGGCCACGCCAGCCTGGCCAAGCTGATGACGACACCGATCTGCCTCGACGAGTCGATCGAATCCGCCCGTGACGCCGCCGCCGCCATCGTTCTCGGTGCCTGCAGCATCATCAACGTGAAGCCGGCTCGGGTCGGCGGTTTTCTGGAAGCCAGGCGCATCCACGATGTTGCAGCCGCGCATGGGGTGCCCGTGTGGTGTGGAGGGATGCTCGAAACGGGGATTGGGCGTGCGGCGAATGTTGCGCTCGCCGGGTTGCCCAACTTCACCCTCCCCGGTGACACGTCGGCTTCCAGCCGCTACTACGCCCAGGACCTGACCGCGCCGTTCGTGTTGCAGGACGGGTGCCTTCCGGTGCCGACCGGGCCGGGGATCGGCGTCGACGTTCTGCCGGATGCCCTGGCCAACGTCACGACATCACGAACCGACATCGCTTTCTAG